In a genomic window of Nostoc sp. UHCC 0870:
- the hpsE gene encoding hormogonium polysaccharide biosynthesis glycosyltransferase HpsE, with the protein MCIDFTVAIPTYNGAKRLPKLLELLRDQIHTENLSWEIIVIDNNSTDDTAKLIQNYQENWSYPFSLKYFFEPQQGAAYARKRAIKEAKSELIGFLDDDNYPQLNWVLSAYNFAKKYPQAGAYGSQIHPDWEVEPPENFERVAAFLAITERGDLPLKYEPAKKLLPPSAGLVVRRQAWLDSVPNNPILTGRVTGSMLTSEDLEMLSYIQKSGWEVWYNPEMELFHKIPSSRLNKEYLIPFFRGIGLSRYVTRMLMIKPWIKPLALLLYMLNDIRKISLHLLKYRLKITTDLVAACEMQLFISSLISPFYLWKNGYLKK; encoded by the coding sequence ATGTGTATTGATTTTACTGTAGCTATCCCAACTTACAACGGGGCAAAGCGTTTACCGAAACTTCTGGAACTTCTCCGCGATCAAATTCATACTGAAAACTTGTCTTGGGAAATTATTGTTATAGATAATAATAGCACCGATGACACAGCAAAACTTATTCAAAATTATCAAGAAAATTGGTCATACCCTTTTTCTTTAAAATATTTTTTTGAACCTCAACAGGGTGCAGCATACGCTAGAAAACGTGCGATTAAAGAAGCCAAAAGTGAATTAATTGGTTTTCTAGATGATGATAACTATCCTCAATTAAATTGGGTGCTATCTGCTTATAATTTTGCGAAAAAATATCCCCAAGCGGGTGCTTATGGTAGTCAGATACATCCTGATTGGGAAGTAGAACCGCCAGAAAACTTTGAACGTGTTGCTGCATTTTTAGCAATTACAGAACGTGGTGATTTACCTTTAAAGTATGAACCAGCCAAAAAATTACTTCCTCCTTCTGCTGGTTTGGTTGTGCGTCGGCAAGCGTGGCTAGATAGCGTCCCAAATAATCCAATTTTAACAGGTAGAGTTACTGGTAGTATGCTCACCAGTGAAGACCTAGAAATGTTATCTTATATTCAAAAATCTGGTTGGGAAGTTTGGTATAATCCAGAAATGGAACTATTTCATAAAATACCGAGTTCACGGTTAAACAAAGAGTATTTAATTCCGTTTTTTAGAGGTATTGGACTAAGCCGTTATGTTACTAGAATGCTAATGATTAAACCTTGGATTAAACCATTAGCTTTATTGCTTTATATGCTCAACGATATCAGAAAAATATCATTACATTTACTTAAATATAGATTAAAGATAACTACAGATTTAGTTGCTGCTTGTGAAATGCAATTATTTATAAGTAGTTTAATTAGCCCCTTTTATCTTTGGAAAAATGGGTATTTAAAAAAATAA
- a CDS encoding prepilin-type N-terminal cleavage/methylation domain-containing protein, whose amino-acid sequence MYSLFLENAINKPIGNKLKAQQKIYLHTTHSSAGFSLVEMLAVIVMIGVLAAIAAPNWIAFVNRQRASKANDVVLSAIRDAQNEATKQKRRYSVSFKTDNNIPQVAIYPHPQGYILPSDSNIWRPLGENLDISPGQIVIGTNITSENTSSSSVTYASNPTFTATSKPQTITFDHTGALDLLVKTKSDSITSVQTSKLGTKGLIVSVAVAKPGNPTQESNVKRCVIIKTILGTTKTARDAECS is encoded by the coding sequence ATGTATAGCCTATTTTTAGAAAATGCGATAAATAAACCAATTGGAAATAAATTGAAAGCACAACAAAAAATATATTTACATACTACTCACAGTAGTGCTGGATTTAGTTTAGTGGAGATGTTGGCAGTAATAGTAATGATTGGTGTTTTAGCAGCGATCGCAGCACCTAATTGGATAGCGTTTGTAAATAGACAAAGAGCTAGTAAAGCTAATGATGTTGTTTTGTCTGCTATCCGAGATGCTCAAAATGAAGCTACAAAACAAAAACGCCGCTACAGTGTTAGTTTTAAAACTGATAATAACATTCCACAAGTTGCTATTTATCCTCATCCCCAAGGCTATATTCTCCCTAGTGACTCTAACATCTGGCGACCTTTAGGCGAAAATTTAGACATTAGCCCAGGGCAAATTGTCATTGGTACAAATATTACCAGTGAAAACACTAGCAGCAGTTCGGTAACTTACGCTTCTAATCCTACATTCACTGCCACTAGCAAGCCACAAACAATTACTTTTGACCATACTGGTGCATTGGATCTGTTAGTAAAGACAAAGAGTGATAGTATCACATCTGTGCAAACTAGCAAACTAGGCACTAAAGGGTTAATTGTTTCTGTCGCTGTGGCTAAACCTGGGAATCCCACTCAAGAAAGTAATGTTAAGAGATGTGTAATTATAAAAACAATCTTAGGTACAACAAAAACTGCTAGAGATGCTGAATGCAGCTAA
- the hpsC gene encoding hormogonium polysaccharide secretion pseudopilin HpsC: MKQLKWLLSHQLKYSKVKQKTGGFTLIELLVGLLLAFLVITPLLGFMINIMDNDRKEQAKATTEQDIKAALDYIGRDLQQSVYIYNAKGIKEIRDELPHYDKKDKYFPVLVFWKRQYIPQGLVAKTTTTDNPDGTKTTTSEKDDTFVYSLVAYYVIKDDNTTWSKAARIGRFQISNGYGLTDTEKNNTRDTGFQMFSLDNEGNLEAKMNKWTKKTDETYEQQVLPLVDYIDQTTTGTTNNPTPTCANGELVPKFSGSGDDVATDNVKTRGFYVCVDSAKTVAEVYLRGNALARIQSNNFDFDDNQDSIKSYFPQSSIRVQGIGYLFTK, translated from the coding sequence ATGAAACAGCTTAAATGGCTTTTAAGTCATCAGCTAAAATATTCTAAAGTAAAACAAAAAACAGGTGGCTTTACTCTTATTGAATTACTAGTAGGTCTTCTTCTCGCCTTTCTTGTAATTACGCCTTTATTGGGATTTATGATCAACATTATGGACAATGATCGTAAAGAACAAGCTAAAGCCACTACTGAGCAAGATATCAAAGCAGCACTGGATTATATTGGACGAGATTTGCAGCAGTCGGTATATATTTACAACGCTAAGGGCATCAAAGAAATTAGAGATGAACTACCTCATTATGATAAAAAAGATAAATATTTTCCTGTACTCGTATTTTGGAAACGACAATATATTCCCCAGGGATTAGTTGCTAAAACAACAACTACAGATAACCCAGATGGAACTAAAACAACTACATCTGAAAAAGATGATACTTTTGTCTACTCTTTAGTTGCCTATTATGTGATTAAAGATGATAATACTACTTGGTCTAAAGCAGCTAGAATTGGTAGATTTCAAATTAGTAATGGGTATGGATTAACTGATACAGAAAAAAACAATACTAGAGACACAGGCTTTCAGATGTTTAGTCTGGATAATGAAGGAAATCTTGAAGCCAAGATGAATAAATGGACGAAGAAGACTGATGAAACTTATGAGCAACAGGTTTTACCTTTGGTTGATTACATTGATCAAACTACTACAGGTACTACGAATAACCCTACACCAACTTGTGCAAATGGTGAGTTAGTACCAAAATTTTCTGGTAGTGGAGATGATGTTGCTACAGATAACGTTAAAACACGCGGTTTTTATGTCTGCGTAGATTCAGCTAAAACTGTAGCAGAAGTTTATTTGCGTGGTAATGCCCTAGCTCGTATTCAGAGTAATAATTTCGATTTTGATGACAATCAGGATAGTATCAAATCTTATTTTCCCCAGTCAAGTATAAGAGTGCAAGGAATAGGATACTTGTTTACTAAATAA
- the hpsB gene encoding hormogonium polysaccharide secretion pseudopilin HpsB, whose protein sequence is MIYYKLRQTSPSNESGFTIIESLVAILVAAILLAAIAPVIVISVATRVQAKRIERASDAAKSYLDGIQTGIITPPAVTGGSYTITTYPAPTIGSLTCSTTDSSYPYCSVPTPANSLYCVDVDGGGCTNSSSVDFVIQAFRYNKVSSSTADNGYQLGLRVYRADGFASDGGNLKTAPNKQATFTGGVGDRKTPLVEMTTEISNENTKFSDFCDRLEDTGNTASSCK, encoded by the coding sequence ATGATTTACTACAAACTGCGGCAAACATCCCCATCCAATGAGTCTGGTTTTACCATTATTGAGTCATTAGTGGCTATTCTGGTTGCTGCCATTTTACTAGCTGCGATCGCACCTGTGATCGTCATATCAGTCGCCACGCGAGTACAAGCAAAGCGGATTGAGAGGGCAAGCGATGCTGCTAAAAGCTATCTTGACGGTATTCAAACAGGTATCATTACACCTCCAGCAGTTACAGGAGGCAGTTACACCATAACTACTTACCCTGCTCCTACTATCGGAAGCTTGACGTGTAGCACTACTGATTCTTCCTATCCTTATTGTTCTGTCCCTACACCTGCTAATAGTTTGTACTGTGTGGATGTTGACGGTGGTGGTTGTACTAATAGCAGCAGTGTAGACTTCGTGATTCAAGCTTTTCGATACAATAAAGTTTCTAGTAGCACTGCTGATAATGGCTATCAGTTGGGCTTGCGGGTTTATAGAGCAGATGGTTTTGCCAGTGATGGGGGTAATCTGAAGACAGCACCTAATAAACAAGCAACCTTCACAGGGGGAGTAGGCGATCGCAAAACGCCATTAGTGGAAATGACAACAGAAATATCCAACGAAAATACAAAATTTAGTGATTTCTGCGATCGGCTTGAAGATACTGGCAATACAGCTTCTAGTTGTAAATAG